From Mytilus edulis chromosome 9, xbMytEdul2.2, whole genome shotgun sequence, the proteins below share one genomic window:
- the LOC139489509 gene encoding nucleolin-like (The sequence of the model RefSeq protein was modified relative to this genomic sequence to represent the inferred CDS: added 42 bases not found in genome assembly) produces MVQKNNKTQSMKSKTPPISQRTRQKTQDFPKSAPPPRKKTAYEDSDGSDSGNDQDLVKPADLFQNGKHEIDEDEEIEFKHKKPQRVNTPAPKTPKVKPDTGKKGKETPVTAKTPKGQQENKIATAGKTPKGQATPVVGKTPKGQATPVAGKTPKGQATPVVGKTPKDQATPVVGKTPKGQATPVVGKTPKGQATPVVGKTPKGQATPVVGKTPKGQPSTALKTPSAGKTPKTQQVEVKGTPTVGKTPKTPKVGVKGTPIAGKTPKDVQLKEQSSPTPGKTPQKQDKKLSATTPKGGKTPKSQTPAKKTPAGKAKKEEELEEDNDDDDEEMDDFEVDDDDEDDSDIDEDDDDEDDDSEDEDGSDDTKKSLLEKFKQELQNKMKDGEEDDDDDDDEDDEDFDEDDDDDEEDEDSDDDDEESFDEAELEKLLLEKAMANVKSEKSTDTKLTKLKQKVDSDKIIKTEKQNSNKKVQSQNKVTISKSETASSGNKNKSETESSKKEPSKDTEITISKVTEVYSNQNAERREEMDKRTLYVGKFKSFPKEDDLKKLSKDIQSIRIRRSFHANRQMFCYGFLEFASEKLAEKNFSLIKDKKIDGNEIQVDYVGSKSLNNKPVEKDQGTLDPLRLYVSGYKVGTTEPQLRKLFSKATRIDIPKRKDGKHFGYCFVHYASENAAKSAFEKVQGQELDGYKICAYFARNKAPKVETKKRKLDTDVKGPQVKKAKIDDDDDDDDDEDSEDDDESDEDDDEEDDEDDDDDDDDDDDDDDDDDSGSE; encoded by the exons gatttggTGAAACCTGCAGATTTGTTTCAAAATGGAAAACATGAAATTGACGAAGATGAAG AAATTGAATTCAAACACAAAAAACCACAGAGAGTCAACACACCTGCACCGAAAACTCCAAAAGTTAAACCAGATACAGGAAAGAAAGGTAAAGAAACACCTGTCACGGCTAAAACACCGAAAGGCCAACAAGAAAATAAGATAGCTACAGCTGGGAAAACTCCAAAAGGCCAAGCAACACCAGTTGTTGGGAAAACTCCAAAAGGCCAAGCAACACCAGTGGCTGGGAAAACTCCAAAAGGCCAAGCAACACCAGTTGTTGGAAAAACTCCAAAAGACCAAGCAACACCAGTGGTTGGGAAAACTCCAAAAGGCCAAGCAACACCAGTGGTTGGGAAAACTCCTAAAGGCCAAGCAACACCAGTGGTTGGGAAAACTCCTAAAGGCCAAGCAACACCAGTGGTTGGGAAAACTCCTAAAGGTCAGCCAAGCACAGCATTGAAAACCCCATCTGCAGGGAAAACACCTAAAACTCAACAGGTTGAAGTAAAGGGTACACCTACTGTCGGTAAAACACCCAAAACCCCAAAAGTTGGAGTAAAAGGTACACCAATAGCTGGCAAAACACCTAAAGATGTTCAACTTAAAGAACAGTCTTCACCTACACCTGGAAAGACTCCACAAAAACAAGATAAGAAATTGTCAGCAACAACACCAAAAG GTGGCAAAACACCCAAGTCACAAACTCCAGCTAAGAAAACACCAGCTGGGAAAGCTAAAAAGGAAGAGGAGTTGGAGGaagataatgatgatgatgatgaagaaATGGATGATTTTGaagttgatgatgatgatgaggatGATAGTGATATAGATGAGGAcgatgatgatgaagatgatgacAGTGAAGATGAGGATGGAAGTGATGACACTAAAAAATCTTTACTGGAAAAGTTCAAACAAgaattgcaaaataaaatgaaggATGGGGAagaggatgatgatgatgatgatgacgaggATGATGAGGATTTcgatgaagatgatgatgatgatgaagaaGATGAAGACAGTGATGATGACGATGAAGAAAGCTTTGATGAAGCTGAACTAGAAAAACTGTTATTGGAAAAAGCTATGgcaaatgtaaaatctgaaaagAGCACAGATACAAAATTGACAAAGTTGAAACAAAAAGTAGACtctgataaaattataaaaactgaaaaacaaaacTCTAATAAAAAAGTGCAATCACAAAATAAAGTGACAATTTCTAAAAGTGAAACAGCATCAAgtggaaacaaaaataaatctgaaACAGAATCAAGTAAAAAGGAACCAAGTAAAGACACTGAGATAACAATTAGTAAAG TGACAGAAGTTTACAGCAACCAGAATGCTGAAAGACGGG agGAAATGGACAAAAGAACTCTGTATGTTGGAAAATTTAAGTCTTTTCCAAAGGAAGACGATTTAAAGAAACTGTCTAAAGATATCCAGAGTATAAGAATTAGACGGAGTTTTCATGCTAATCGACAAATGTTTTG tTATGGTTTTCTTGAGTTTGCCAGTGAAAAGTTAGCTGAGAAAAACTTCAGTCTAATAAAGGATAAGAAAATTGATGGAAATGAAATACAAGTGGACTATGTTGGCAGTAAAAGTTTAAATAATAAGCCAGTAgaaaaagatcaag GTACCCTTGATCCATTACGATTATATGTTTCTGGCTATAAAGTTGGTACGACAGAACCACAGCTGAGAAAACTTTTCTCTAAAGCTACAAGAATAGACATTCCCAAGAGAAAGGATGGTAAACACTTTGG TTACTGCTTTGTTCATTATGCTTCTGAGAATGCTGCTAAATCTGCTTTTGAAAAAGTACAAGGACAAGAATTAGATGGATATAAAATATGTGCTTATTTTGCCAGAAACAAAGCTCCAAAAGTAGAAACCAAGAAAAGGAAACTTGACACTGATGTCAAAG GTCCACAGGTGAAAAAGGCTAAaatagatgatgatgatgatgatgacgatgatgaagATAGTGAAGATGATGATGAAAgtgatgaagatgatgatgagGAGGACGATGaagacgatgatgatgatgacgacgatgatgatgatgatgatgatgatgatgacagTGGTAGCGAATAA